TGCACACGAAGCTGAACTGGCCGAATCGATCCAGAAGGAGCTTGGCCCGCGCGTCATCTGCACACGCGGCGAAGCGTCTTGGCCTCAGGTCGCGGACCTGCTCTACCGCGCGCGATTGTATGTCGGATTAAACACGGCGACAATGCACCTGGCGGCCGCTTGCGGTTGCCCGTGCGTTTCCCTGTTCGGCCCGACAATTGAGGACTTCTGGTACCCCTGGCAAGTTCCCTGCCGGATCGTGACAAGCCACGGATACAAGCCGCTGCCCGATATTCAACGCCGCTACGAACAGTGTAAAAGGCGTTCCATGCAGGAAATTCATGCCAAAGATGTGATCGACGCTTGCGATGAATTGCTCGCCAACCTGCCCTCCAAATGAGAGTATCTGCGATATTGCGCCAACTGCTTTCCCCCTCTGCATTAGCAATAATCCACATGTTGCACATGTTATGCTTGTTGCCTAAACCTTTAACCTGGATGTTGGCTTAGGTTATGAAAATTGTCATCATCGGCGGCGGCATTGTCGGCCTGGCAGTGGCCTATAAGCTTCTCCAGGCCCGGCCCGGCTTGCAGTTGACCCTTTTGGAAAAGGAAGCTGATGTGGGCCGTCACCAGTCCACACACAACAGCGGCGTGTTGCATGCGGGCCTTTACTACAAGCCCGGCTCCGCCAAGGCGCGCCTCGCGGTCTCCGGCATCAAACAGATGACCCGTTTTTGCCAGGAGCACGGGATCGCCCATGAAATCTGCGGCAAAATTGTCGTGGCTGTCAATGAAGAGCAGCTTCCCCGGCTGCGCACCTTGCTGGAACGCGGCCAGACCAACGGGCTCAGCGGCTTGGCCTGGCTTTCACCTTCGCAAATCCACGATCGCGAACCCCATGCCGCCGGACTGGGCGCCGTATTGGTGCCTGAAGAAGGAATCGTGGATTATTCCGCCGTCTGCCATACCTTGAGCCGGTTGATCAAGGAAATGGGAGGGAAGGTTGAACTCAATCATTCCATAACATACATCTCCCGCCAAAATGGCACCTGGCGTCTCGAGTCTTCCGGAGCCGAACCGGTTGAGACCCCCTTTATCATCAACTGCGCGGGATTGCATTGCGACAGGGTCAGCCGGATGGCCGGCAGAAATCCAGGCAGCCGCATCATTCCCTTCCGCGGGGAATATTATGTCATCCGCCCCGAACGCGCGCATTTGGTGAATCATTTGATTTATCCGGTGCCCGATCCGACGTACCCCTTTCTCGGTGTGCATTTCACCCGGCTGATACATGGCGGCATTGAAGCGGGTCCCAATGCGGTTCTCGCACTCAAACGGGAAGGCTACAGCCGTACATCCTTTTCCCTCCGCGACAGCATCGATTCCCTGACATGGCCGGGACTTTGGCGTTTCGCAACAACCCACGCGGGAATGTGCGTCGAGGAACTTCTGCGCTCCTTCAACAAGCAACGGTTCTGCCGCTCCTTGCAGGAATTGGTGCCTGACATCCGGGAAGAAGACCTTTCCCCCGGTGGTTGCGGCGTGCGCGCGCAAGCCATGAATATCCGGGGCGATTTGCTCCAGGATTTCGAAATTGTGCAAGACGACAGCGCGCTTCACCTGCTCAATGCACCCAGCCCGGCAGCCACCGCCTCACTCGCCATTGCGGATGAACTTATCAGTCGCATTCCCTTCAAGGCTGTGTCATGAATTTGTCCATGACACCGGAAGGTCTCAAAATGTTTGCGCACCACTCCGCCGTGCCCGGGACCCAAATCAAAACCGGCGTAGGGGTGGTGGTTCGTGACGACGCGGGACGGTTCTTGATCGAAAAAAGGTCTGATTGCCGGATGTGGGGTCTTTTGGGCGGGGGAATCGATCCCGGCGAAAGCATCGCTCAAGCCGCTGTGCGCGAAGTTTTTGAGGAATCGGGGTTTCATGTGGAAATTACCGGCTTGATAGGCGTGTACAGCAGCCCCGATTGCCGCATGCTTGTTTATCCCGACAATGGCGATATCCGCCATTTGATCGATGTGGTTGTCGAAGCCCGGATCATCGGGGGCAGACTGAAGGTTTCATCCGAAAGTGAGAAAGTGGAATTTTTCACCGCCGACACGCTGCCGGACGAGGTTGAGATCATCCCGCCTGCCCGCCAGGCTCTGGCTGACGCAATCGCCGGAAGGCGTGGCATTTTGGGCTGACCCGCTTATCTCACAGGGAATTTTTCCTCTGCGTTTCCTATGCGGCCTTCCTGTAACATGAAGTTTTAAGCTTCTGGATTCTCCGGCTCCCAAAGCTGCAAGCCATGAATACCCGCAAAATCCTCCACACTGGTCGATAAAAGCTGCAACCCATGC
The DNA window shown above is from Candidatus Methylacidiphilales bacterium and carries:
- the lhgO gene encoding L-2-hydroxyglutarate oxidase; the encoded protein is MKIVIIGGGIVGLAVAYKLLQARPGLQLTLLEKEADVGRHQSTHNSGVLHAGLYYKPGSAKARLAVSGIKQMTRFCQEHGIAHEICGKIVVAVNEEQLPRLRTLLERGQTNGLSGLAWLSPSQIHDREPHAAGLGAVLVPEEGIVDYSAVCHTLSRLIKEMGGKVELNHSITYISRQNGTWRLESSGAEPVETPFIINCAGLHCDRVSRMAGRNPGSRIIPFRGEYYVIRPERAHLVNHLIYPVPDPTYPFLGVHFTRLIHGGIEAGPNAVLALKREGYSRTSFSLRDSIDSLTWPGLWRFATTHAGMCVEELLRSFNKQRFCRSLQELVPDIREEDLSPGGCGVRAQAMNIRGDLLQDFEIVQDDSALHLLNAPSPAATASLAIADELISRIPFKAVS
- a CDS encoding NUDIX domain-containing protein; translation: MTPEGLKMFAHHSAVPGTQIKTGVGVVVRDDAGRFLIEKRSDCRMWGLLGGGIDPGESIAQAAVREVFEESGFHVEITGLIGVYSSPDCRMLVYPDNGDIRHLIDVVVEARIIGGRLKVSSESEKVEFFTADTLPDEVEIIPPARQALADAIAGRRGILG